The proteins below are encoded in one region of Carettochelys insculpta isolate YL-2023 chromosome 32, ASM3395843v1, whole genome shotgun sequence:
- the LOC142004890 gene encoding olfactory receptor 10A4-like — translation MHRGSPSQMVPSSKVPHGNETISDVLVLVGFSYLNKLQILLFLVLLVIYLVTLMGNLLVVLLIRITPSLHTPMYFFLVNLSFVEICFTTSIVPQLLVHLLVEEKTISIAGCAAQMYFFNITGLLQSCILAAMAYDRYVAICHPLHYTTIMSGQVCALLAGASWFICISEEVGQIMWIFSLPFCGSNRIHHFFCDTPPVLKKACIDTSHINILRLIVIVLFIMSPFLLILLSYICIISTILKLPSRDERCKVFSICFSHLMVVTLSYGTALITYLVHTSNSTTESDPLIFLLTIVVSPVLNPIIYTLRNKEVKVALRNTLRMSIFSQNWRNQAMTSRISQSGGMNGTP, via the coding sequence ATGGTCCCTTCTTCAAAAGTCCCTCATGGGAACGAGACCATCTCAGATGTCCTCGTCTTGGTGGGGTTTTCATATCTTAACAAGTTGCAAATCCTTCTTTTTCTGGTACTTCTGGTCATCTACTTGGTTACCCTGATGGGAAACCTGCTGGTTGTTCTACTGATAAGAATAACCCCTTCCCTCCACACTCCCATGTATTTCTTTCTGGTGAACCTCTCTTTTGTGGAAATCTGCTTTACTACGAGTATAGTACCTCAGCTGCTGGTTCACCTcttggtggaggaaaagaccatctccattgctggctgtgcagcccagatgtACTTCTTCAACATCACAGGCCTCTTACAGAGCTGCATTCTTGCAGCTATGGCATAtgaccgctatgtggccatctgccaccccctgcactacacaaccattaTGAGTGGTCAGGTGTGTGCGCTGCTCGCGGGGGCTTCATGGTTCATCTGCATTTCTGAAGAAGTTGGTCAAATTATGTGGATCTTCAGcttgcccttctgtggctccaatcGCATTCACCACTTCTTCTGCGATACCCCACCAGTTCTGAAGAAGGCATGCATTGACACATCCCATATTAACATTTTACGTTTAATTGTGATAGTGCTGTTTATTATGAGTCCTTTTTTgctgatactcctgtcctacatctgcattatctccaccatcctcaagttGCCATCCCGAGACGAGAGATGTAAAGTCTTCTCCATCTGCTTCTCCCACCTCATGGTTGTGACTTTGTCCTACGGAACAGCCCTGATCACGTACCTGGTGCACACATCTAactccactacagagagtgacccACTCATTTTTCTCTTGACCATAGTTGTCTCACCAGTGCTCAACCCCAtcatttacactctgaggaacaaggaGGTGAAGGTAGCCCTGAGAAACACACTCAGGATGAGCATCTTTTCACAAAACTGGAGAAATCAGGCAATGACAAGTAGAATTAGCCAAAGTGGTGGAATGAATGGAACTCcataa